The Vitis riparia cultivar Riparia Gloire de Montpellier isolate 1030 chromosome 3, EGFV_Vit.rip_1.0, whole genome shotgun sequence genome includes a region encoding these proteins:
- the LOC117910947 gene encoding wall-associated receptor kinase-like 1, with product MSTAQWLLQISLLLWLSKGLAATQAKPGCQERCGDVDIPYPFGIGSAGCYFDEWFEVTCNNSTDPPKPFLKGVNLEVLNVSLDGTIRVNNPVLLSQNCSGKPSNDTQWWEGGPFSFSNTYTRFTAVGCSALVYIMQDDTVIGGCKTFCKKDATAAKKASCYGLECCQTQVPPGLLSFTANLGTSSDGSADEQEQCKYAFMVDQEWFISNVPDPHTVKDMEYVPAVLDWRIYNATCNCGHNTVCSSTNQGSSLICGCFQGYEGNPYLPQGCQVIAIGAFGTLLLVLCAWWLYIVLKRRKKIKYKEKCFNRNGGLLLEQQLSSSEGNIDKTKLFTSKELEKATDRYNENRVIGQGGQGTVYKGMLMDGRIVAVKKLKIMSDSKLELFINEVVILCQINHRNVVKLLGCCLETEVPLLVYEFIPNGTLSEHIHGQNEEFPITWEMRLRIATEVAGALSYLHSAASIPIYHRDIKSTNILLDDKYRAKVADFGISKFVTIDQTHLTTQVQGTFGYLDPEYFQSSQFTEKSDVYSFGIVLIELLTGKKPILSTASEEGKSLASYFILSMNEDRLLDLLDAQVVKESKKEEINAIAFLARRCINLNGKKRPTMMEVAMELERIRKCQGDFRAQENSEEIEYTPLN from the exons ATGAGTACCGCTCAATGGCTGCTTCAGATCTCCTTATTACTATGGCTAAGCAAAGGATTAGCAGCAACTCAAGCGAAGCCTGGTTGTCAAGAGAGGTGTGGAGACGTTGACATTCCATACCCCTTCGGAATTGGATCTGCTGGTTGCTACTTCGATGAATGGTTCGAAGTAACTTGCAACAACTCTACCGACCCTCCTAAGCCTTTCCTGAAAGGAGTAAATCTGGAGGTGCTGAATGTTTCATTAGATGGCACCATCCGGGTCAACAACCCAGTACTCCTTTCTCAGAATTGTTCCGGCAAACCATCAAATGACACGCAGTGGTGGGAGGGAGGCCCCTTTTCATTCTCCAACACCTACACTAGATTCACTGCTGTGGGTTGCAGCGCCCTGGTCTACATTATGCAGGATGATACAGTAATCGGGGGATGCAAGACCTTCTGCAAAAAGGACGCAACTGCGGCAAAGAAAGCCAGCTGCTATGGCTTGGAGTGTTGCCAAACCCAGGTCCCTCCAGGCCTCCTGTCCTTCACTGCAAATTTAGGAACCTCTTCTGATGGTAGTGCTGATGAGCAAGAACAATGCAAATACGCGTTCATGGTGGACCAAGAATGGTTTATCTCAAATGTACCAGATCCACATACGGTGAAAGATATGGAATACGTTCCAGCAGTGCTGGACTGGCGGATATACAACGCAACATGCAATTGTGGCCATAATACTGTCTGTTCATCTACCAATCAAGGCTCAAGTCTCATCTGCGGTTGTTTCCAGGGATATGAAGGCAACCCTTATCTTCCCCAAGGATGTCAAG TCATAGCAATAGGAGCTTTTGGAACATTACTTCTGGTACTCTGTGCATGGTGGTTGTACATAGTActaaaaaggagaaagaaaattaagtacAAAGAGAAATGCTTCAATAGAAATGGTGGTTTACTCTTGGAACAACAATTATCTTCAAGTGAAGGAAATATTGATAAAACCAAATTATTTACTTCCAAAGAGTTGGAGAAAGCCACTGATCGTTATAATGAAAATCGGGTTATTGGACAAGGAGGCCAAGGTACTGTTTACAAAGGAATGTTGATGGATGGAAGAATTGTTGCAGTTAAAAAGTTGAAGATAATGAGTGATAGCAAACTTGAACTATTCATTAATGAGGTTGTCATTCTATGCCAAATTAATCACAGAAATGTGGTTAAGCTATTAGGATGTTGTTTGGAGACAGAAGTGCCTTTGTTGGTCTATGAGTTCATTCCTAATGGAACCCTTTCTGAACATATCCATGGCCAAAATGAAGAGTTCCCAATTACATGGGAAATGCGTCTTCGAATTGCTACTGAAGTTGCTGGAGCTCTTTCTTACTTGCATTCAGCAGCTTCTATACCAATCTATCATCGAGATATCaaatcaactaacatacttttAGATGATAAATATCGAGCAAAAGTGGCAGActttggaatttcaaaatttgttacCATTGATCAAACACATTTGACCACTCAAGTACAAGGTACTTTTGGATACTTGGATCCAGAGTACTTCCAATCAAGCCAATTTACTGAAAAAAGTGATGTCTACAGCTTTGGAATAGTTCTTATTGAGCTTTTAACTGGGAAAAAACCAATCTTGTCAACTGCATCAGAAGAAGGGAAAAGTTTAGCctcatatttcatattatcCATGAACGAAGATCGTTTATTAGATCTTCTTGACGCTCAAGTtgtaaaagaaagtaaaaaagaagAGATTAATGCAATTGCTTTTCTTGCAAGACGGTGCATAAACTTGAATGGGAAGAAAAGGCCTACAATGATGGAAGTTGCAATGGAGTTGGAAAGAATTAGAAAGTGTCAAGGAGATTTCAGAGCTCAAGAGAATTCTGAGGAGATTGAATACACACCACTGAATTGA